The genomic DNA CGCTGTACATCTACTTCGACAGCAAGGAGGCGCTGTTCAAGGAGGTCGTCCGCGCCAACGTGGTGCCGATGCTCGCGATCGCCGAGCAGCTCGCCGCCGACCCGTCGGCCGACCCCGAGTCCCTGCTGCGGCGGATGGTGACCGACTGGTGGCAGGCCATGGGACCCTCTGGATTGGGCGGGCTACCCAAGCTGGTGATGTCGGAGGCGGAGAACTTCCCGGAGCTGGCACAGTTCTGGTACGGCGAGGTGGTGATGCGAGGCCGGCGGGTGTTCGGGCAGGTACTCTCGCGCGGCATCGAGGCCGGCCGGTTTCGCGCCGTGGACGTGGATCTCGCGGTGCGGATGATCCTCGCGCCGGTGCTGATGGCGGCCATCTGGAAGCACTCGTTCCGCGCCTGTGAAAAGGAGTCCTTCACGGCGGAGCCGTACCTGGAGACCGTGGTGGACATCTTCCTGCGGGGCATCGCCGTGCCGCAGCGCAACGGCAAGGAGTCTCGAGATGCGTAGTCTGGGACCAGTCCTGGCGGGCCTGATCGCGATGGCGCCGGTGCGCGGCGCGGCGCAGTCGGCCCCGGCCCCGAGTCTCACGCTGGCGGGCGCCGTGCAGCGGGCGACGGAGCGCGCGCCGGGCATCGAGGCGGCCAGCTTCCGCGTGGACGAGGCACGCTCGCGGGTCGGCGAAGCGCGCGCCCAGCTGCTGCCGTCCTTCTCCGTCGCCGGGACCTGGCTGAACCGCTCGGAGAACCTGGCCGCTTTCGGGCTCACCTTGCCGGGCATCGCCTACGTCCAGCCGTTCAACAACTGGGATGCGCGCGTCCGCGTCGATCAGGCCGTGCTCGATCTTTCCGGCTGGCAGCATCTGCGGGCGCAGGGGTATCAGACGACGGGCAGCGTCGCCGACCGCGCGGCGGCCGTCCAGGCCGCGGCCGGTGCCGCCGCCCTCGCCTATCTCCGCGCGGTTCGGGCGGCGTCGTTGCTGGCGGCGCGCCAGGCCGACCAGGACATCGCGGCGCAGCTGCTGTCGCTGGCCGATGCGCAGGTCCAGGCGGGCGTGAGCGCCCCGCTCGACGCGACCAGGGCCCGGACTCAGCTGGTGGCGGCGCAGGGCGCGCTGATCGTCGCCCGCAACCAGCGCCAGAAGGCGGACATCGATCTCGCCCTGGCGCTGGGAGCGGACCCGGGCACCACCTACCGGCTCGCCGACACGCTGACCGGCGACCTGGGGGCCTCGCTCGCGCCGGCCGACACGGTCGCGGCGCTGGCGCTCGCGCTGGAGCGGCGCGCCGACCTGGCGTCCGAGACGGCGGCGGGAGACCGGGCGCGGGCGGAGGGGCGGTCCATCGCGTACGAGCGGCTGCCCCGGATCGACCTGGCCGCGGACTACGGGCCCAACGGCATGACGGTGCCGACCACGCGCCTCACCCAGGACGTCGCGCTGGTGGTTTCGATCCCCCTGCTGGACGGCTTCCGGCGTGAGGCACGGGGCGCCGAGCAGCGTGCGGTGGCGCAGGAGAGCGACGCCAGGGCCGGCGACCTGCGGCGGCGGATCGCGGCGCAGGTGCGATCGGCCCTGCTCGACCTGGGCTCGGGGATCGAGCAGCACGGCGTGGCGGCGCAACGCCTGGCGCTGGCGATGGAGGAGCTGGACGAGGCGCGGGAGCGGTTCGCGAGCGGCGTGGCGGGCAACATCGACGTCATCACCGCGCAGTCGAACCTCAACCTCGCGCGCGACGTCGAGATCGACTCCCGGTATGCGACGGCGGCGGCGCGGGTCAGCCTGGCCTTCGCGGCCGGAGTGGCGGACACGGTTCACTAGGGACTACGACCAGATTGTGAGAGGCAACGGATGGCAACGATGACGCAGACCGCCCCGCCGCAGCCCGCGGCGCCGGCACGCGGGCCGGACGTTCCGCCCGTGGAGGATGCCGGCGAGACCAACGGCACCCGCCGGACCTGGCTCCTCGGCCTGGGCATCGCGATCGCCGTGATCGTGCTGGCGCTCGGCGCGCGGGCCGTGTGGTTTGCGGTCACGCACGTTTCGACCGACGACGCCCAGGTGGACGGCCACATCACGCCGATCTCGACGCGCATCGCCGGCTACGTGGTGTCGATCCGCGTGCGCGAGAATCAGCAGGTTCGCGTGGGGGACACGCTGGTCGTGCTCGACGACCGGGACCTGCGGGCCCACTTGGCCCAGGCCGACGCCGATCTCGCGGCCCTCATCGCGACCGTGGGCTCCCGCGGCAAGGTCGGGCAGGCCGTGGCGCAGCTCGACCAGGCGCGCGCGGCCGCCTCCGCGGCGGAGGCCACGGTGGTCCAGGCGGCCGCCAACGCGGAGAAGGCGAACAACGACCTCGAGCGGTACCGCGCGCTGAGCACCCGGAACATCGTGAGCCGGCAGCAGCTGGACGCGGCGGAGGCCGCCGCGCGCGCCACGGCCGCGCAGCTCACCGCCGCGCAGCGCAACGCCACGGCCGCCGGCGAGCAGGTCACCGCCGCCAGTGCGGCCTTGACCGGCTCCGAGGCCCGGGTGGCCGCCGCGCGCGCGGTGGTCGACATCGCCGCCCTCCAGCTGTCCTACACCGTCGTGACGGCGCCCGTCTCCGGCGTGGTGAGCAAGAAGTCGGTGGAGCTGGGCCAGCTGGTGCAGGCAGGCCAGCCCCTGATGAGCGTCGTGCCGCTCGACGACGTCTGGGTGGTGGCGAACTTCAAGGAGACGCAGGTGGCGGCCATCGAGCCCGGCGCGCCGGCGGTGATCACGGCCGACGCCTACGCGGGCAGGACCTTCACCGGCAGCGTGGAAAGCCTGAGCCCGGCCACGGGGGCGAAATTCTCCCTCCTGCCCCCGGACAACGCGACCGGCAACTTCACCAAGGTCGTGCAGCGCATCCCGGTGCGCATCCGCATCGAGAGCCAGACCGACACGCTCCACCCGCTCAGACCCGGGATGAGCGTGGACGTCGTCATCAGTCGGAAGTGATCGGCCGGCGGCCTCAGGCTTC from Gemmatimonadales bacterium includes the following:
- a CDS encoding TolC family protein; this translates as MRSLGPVLAGLIAMAPVRGAAQSAPAPSLTLAGAVQRATERAPGIEAASFRVDEARSRVGEARAQLLPSFSVAGTWLNRSENLAAFGLTLPGIAYVQPFNNWDARVRVDQAVLDLSGWQHLRAQGYQTTGSVADRAAAVQAAAGAAALAYLRAVRAASLLAARQADQDIAAQLLSLADAQVQAGVSAPLDATRARTQLVAAQGALIVARNQRQKADIDLALALGADPGTTYRLADTLTGDLGASLAPADTVAALALALERRADLASETAAGDRARAEGRSIAYERLPRIDLAADYGPNGMTVPTTRLTQDVALVVSIPLLDGFRREARGAEQRAVAQESDARAGDLRRRIAAQVRSALLDLGSGIEQHGVAAQRLALAMEELDEARERFASGVAGNIDVITAQSNLNLARDVEIDSRYATAAARVSLAFAAGVADTVH
- a CDS encoding TetR/AcrR family transcriptional regulator, with the translated sequence MNVDDAPATTPAPRWQRRKDARPSEILAAALETFVEHGYAATRLEEVARRAGVTKGTLYIYFDSKEALFKEVVRANVVPMLAIAEQLAADPSADPESLLRRMVTDWWQAMGPSGLGGLPKLVMSEAENFPELAQFWYGEVVMRGRRVFGQVLSRGIEAGRFRAVDVDLAVRMILAPVLMAAIWKHSFRACEKESFTAEPYLETVVDIFLRGIAVPQRNGKESRDA
- a CDS encoding HlyD family secretion protein; translated protein: MTQTAPPQPAAPARGPDVPPVEDAGETNGTRRTWLLGLGIAIAVIVLALGARAVWFAVTHVSTDDAQVDGHITPISTRIAGYVVSIRVRENQQVRVGDTLVVLDDRDLRAHLAQADADLAALIATVGSRGKVGQAVAQLDQARAAASAAEATVVQAAANAEKANNDLERYRALSTRNIVSRQQLDAAEAAARATAAQLTAAQRNATAAGEQVTAASAALTGSEARVAAARAVVDIAALQLSYTVVTAPVSGVVSKKSVELGQLVQAGQPLMSVVPLDDVWVVANFKETQVAAIEPGAPAVITADAYAGRTFTGSVESLSPATGAKFSLLPPDNATGNFTKVVQRIPVRIRIESQTDTLHPLRPGMSVDVVISRK